A window of the Hordeum vulgare subsp. vulgare chromosome 5H, MorexV3_pseudomolecules_assembly, whole genome shotgun sequence genome harbors these coding sequences:
- the LOC123399323 gene encoding pectinesterase inhibitor 2-like, giving the protein MATRRSNTSGSHVPSFLFLALLFLASLLVAGAKGPVVDVKASCAKTDAPIFCTATLSAEPDSKTADARGLAEIAIKACARLGSTVGSYARRELDLVKDNPTWQCLDECAEDIEDALSHIDDAEGGIDDAKFDQVRQYLDLSEEDTWSCDESCRETPPSPVRTELLRKNQEFEKMMNVTRKLIKLVDVGAKPAPKPAILP; this is encoded by the coding sequence ATGGCCACGCGCCGCAGCAACACGAGCGGCTCCCACGtcccctccttcctcttcctcgccctcctcttcctcgcctccctcctcgtcgccggcgccaaAGGCCCCGTCGTGGACGTCAAGGCGTCCTGCGCCAAGACGGACGCCCCGATTTTCTGCACCGCCACCCTGTCGGCGGAGCCGGACAGCAAGACGGCGGACGCGCGCGGGCTGGCGGAGATCGCCATCAAGGCCTGCGCCCGGCTCGGCAGCACGGTGGGGAGCTACGCGCGCCGCGAGCTGGACCTGGTCAAGGACAACCCGACGTGGCAGTGCCTGGACGAGTGCGCCGAGGACATCGAGGACGCGCTCTCGCACATCGACGACGCCGAGGGCGGCATTGACGACGCCAAGTTCGACCAGGTCCGCCAGTACCTCGACCTCTCGGAGGAGGACACCTGGTCCTGCGACGAGAGCTGCCGGGAGACGCCGCCCAGCCCGGTCAGGACCGAGCTGCTCCGCAAGAACCAGGAATTCGAGAAGATGATGAACGTTACCCGCAAGCTCATCAAGCTCGTAGACGTGGGCGCCAAGCCGGCGCCAAAACCCGCTATCCTGCCATGA
- the LOC123452714 gene encoding uncharacterized protein LOC123452714, which produces MAARCNTPSVNLLSLLLLLSGALLVAAAGNSAKDACDKAPDPQFCVAFLAGIPESRTVDARGLAELGIRAAAKIGAAEGTAARTQLNLVTVKGPQWQCMDSCVADVEEAVSHLDVDRGKGGVTAMDDAKFNDARDYVESAEKDGLTWNCDLCRDGLTAPVKTGLLPKGNEFEKIMGAITALIKRAGGSAAPAPAPSPS; this is translated from the coding sequence ATGGCTGCGCGTTGCAACACGCCTAGTGTCAACCTCttatccctcctcctcctcctctccggcgccctcctcgtcgccgccgccggcaaCTCTGCCAAGGACGCCTGCGACAAGGCGCCGGACCCGCAGTTCTGCGTGGCCTTCCTGGCGGGCATCCCGGAGAGCAGGACGGTGGACGCGCGTGGTCTGGCGGAGCTGGGCATCCGCGCCGCGGCCAAGATCGGCGCCGCGGAGGGCACGGCCGCGCGCACCCAGCTGAACCTGGTCACCGTCAAGGGCCCGCAGTGGCAGTGCATGGACTCGTGTGTCGCCGACGTCGAGGAGGCCGTCTCCCACCTCGACGTCGACAGGGGCAAGGGCGGCGTCACCGCCATGGACGACGCCAAGTTCAACGACGCGCGCGActacgtggagagcgccgagaagGACGGGCTGACGTGGAACTGCGACCTGTGCCGGGATGGCCTCACGGCGCCCGTCAAGACCGGGCTGCTACCGAAAGGCAACGAGTTCGAGAAGATCATGGGGGCCATCACCGCCCTCATCAAGCGGGCCGGCGGGAGcgccgcgccggcgccggcgcccagCCCTTCCTGA